One window of Candidatus Nanosynbacter sp. HMT-352 genomic DNA carries:
- the rpsI gene encoding 30S ribosomal protein S9 produces the protein MADTYFYGLGRRKSASASVRLLPGKGTITINGKPAAEYLDGNKTLLAEVTDPLAIVSKQKEFDVTILVKGGGLAGQVDAIKLGIAKALTAAHADLRPVLKKAELLKRDPREKERKKYGLRSARKREQFSKR, from the coding sequence ATGGCTGATACTTATTTCTACGGCTTAGGTCGACGCAAAAGTGCTTCAGCAAGCGTTCGATTGCTTCCTGGAAAAGGCACTATCACTATCAACGGCAAACCTGCCGCTGAGTACCTGGACGGCAACAAAACCCTACTAGCAGAAGTAACCGACCCACTTGCAATTGTCAGCAAGCAAAAAGAATTCGACGTTACTATTCTAGTTAAAGGTGGCGGTCTGGCTGGTCAAGTTGACGCTATCAAGCTTGGCATCGCAAAAGCTTTGACAGCTGCTCATGCTGACCTGCGTCCAGTTCTGAAGAAGGCTGAGCTATTGAAGCGTGACCCACGCGAGAAAGAGCGCAAGAAGTACGGTCTTCGTTCTGCTCGTAAGCGCGAACAATTCTCTAAGCGTTAG
- a CDS encoding GrpB family protein, translating into MSVEIKRSKKDISAVFTRVKNKLALVLADSPQIHHVGSTAVLGLDGKNILDILISAKDSEHMNELRDKLVAIGYFPSLNPSSRQGYIFLASRQEETGEGDIHIHLAVANTETHDNFLIIRDYLRSHNDEADQYSKIKYQYAKQANYDRSAYKKLKAAYVDKLLQRARQWKNGG; encoded by the coding sequence ATGTCGGTTGAAATTAAAAGATCCAAAAAAGACATATCGGCTGTCTTTACGCGCGTGAAAAATAAATTAGCGCTAGTGCTTGCGGATAGTCCGCAAATTCATCATGTCGGCAGTACCGCAGTACTTGGCTTGGATGGTAAAAATATCCTAGATATCCTTATTTCTGCTAAAGATAGCGAACACATGAACGAGTTGCGGGACAAATTGGTAGCAATTGGATATTTTCCTTCATTAAATCCAAGTTCCCGTCAAGGGTATATCTTCCTGGCGTCCCGACAAGAAGAAACTGGCGAGGGCGATATTCATATTCACCTCGCGGTCGCGAATACTGAAACGCACGATAACTTCTTAATTATCAGAGATTATCTAAGGTCTCACAATGACGAAGCTGATCAATATTCAAAGATAAAATATCAATATGCCAAGCAAGCAAATTACGACAGGTCAGCGTATAAAAAACTTAAAGCAGCTTATGTCGATAAGTTATTGCAACGTGCCAGGCAGTGGAAAAATGGCGGCTAA
- a CDS encoding non-canonical purine NTP pyrophosphatase — translation MKQENSPIYFITSNHSKFASLQKLLQPLGVDLRQLDYDFDEGRRLDIQTIAKSKLSQAKKAFPDKRLVVDDRGFFIPALKGFPGPFVKLLLNSFSYPGIIKLMKGEADRRAIFSFAVGYFDGEKDHIFVANEEGFIVDEPRGDSLHGWTELLYIYGHPSFPGRSLAELNDEEWQEYLTIIEKVDGLAMLRDYLIDA, via the coding sequence ATGAAACAAGAAAATAGCCCAATTTATTTTATCACTTCCAATCACAGTAAATTCGCCAGCCTCCAAAAACTTCTCCAACCGCTTGGCGTTGATTTAAGGCAGCTCGATTATGATTTTGACGAAGGGCGAAGGCTAGACATTCAGACGATTGCCAAAAGTAAATTATCTCAAGCCAAGAAAGCCTTCCCAGACAAGCGTCTGGTCGTTGATGACCGTGGTTTCTTCATCCCGGCGCTGAAAGGTTTTCCGGGGCCGTTTGTTAAATTGCTACTGAATAGTTTTAGCTATCCCGGCATTATCAAGTTGATGAAAGGCGAGGCTGATCGTCGAGCTATTTTTTCTTTTGCGGTTGGTTATTTTGACGGTGAAAAAGACCACATTTTCGTAGCCAACGAAGAGGGATTTATCGTCGACGAGCCACGTGGCGATAGTCTTCATGGCTGGACGGAATTGTTATATATTTATGGACATCCGAGCTTTCCTGGTCGTAGTTTGGCAGAACTGAACGACGAAGAATGGCAGGAATATCTGACGATAATTGAGAAAGTTGATGGGCTCGCGATGTTGAGGGATTATTTAATAGATGCATGA
- a CDS encoding AAA family ATPase — MSEVIISARDAQKINQISSQLPHALLVIADYGLDGLGVAQILAKNSDTFHLKPLPEKQTISVDQIRELISMLRTYAINRRVIIIDEADLMTEPSQNAFLKALEEPNKNTNFILVAKNLKLILDTVRSRCQTLTLHKTTSAQDKKLLEKYNLDPASSQQILFLAAGRPLLIKELAENPEKFAEYRQLATDAKQILATNREYDAFKNLAKYFSDRQKAILLTDIIVNMIRFQALSRGMNSSLEEQLEKTTSVASALKSNANVRLALTQLVI; from the coding sequence ATGTCTGAAGTGATCATATCCGCTCGAGATGCTCAAAAAATCAACCAGATTTCATCGCAATTGCCTCACGCACTTTTGGTGATTGCGGATTACGGACTTGATGGGCTGGGCGTAGCTCAAATACTAGCAAAAAATAGCGATACTTTTCACCTGAAGCCGCTTCCAGAAAAGCAAACCATATCTGTTGATCAAATCCGCGAACTCATCTCTATGCTCCGAACTTACGCCATAAATCGTCGAGTCATTATCATTGACGAAGCTGATTTAATGACCGAACCGTCGCAAAATGCATTCCTGAAAGCACTGGAAGAACCGAATAAAAATACCAATTTTATCCTTGTCGCGAAAAACCTAAAGTTGATACTCGACACTGTTAGATCTCGTTGTCAGACGTTGACGCTTCATAAAACAACATCTGCCCAAGATAAAAAACTGCTTGAAAAGTACAATTTAGACCCAGCTTCCAGCCAACAGATCCTTTTTTTGGCTGCTGGGCGACCATTGCTAATTAAGGAATTAGCGGAAAATCCAGAAAAATTCGCCGAATATCGACAATTAGCCACCGACGCAAAGCAAATTTTAGCCACAAATCGGGAATACGACGCGTTTAAGAATCTCGCCAAATACTTTTCTGACCGCCAAAAAGCGATATTGCTAACGGATATTATAGTAAATATGATTCGCTTTCAGGCTTTATCTCGCGGGATGAATTCGTCGCTTGAGGAGCAACTTGAAAAAACCACCTCTGTTGCGAGCGCGTTAAAATCCAACGCCAACGTCAGGCTGGCACTGACACAACTTGTGATATAA
- a CDS encoding alpha/beta fold hydrolase → MLDKIIHRWLRIPYALNVHYFSRPEKPKATILLIHGLGTSWKTWTPLEPYLPKDARVIAIDMLGFGNSPKPGWKSYNAHDQAASIVATLHREFINHVDIIIGHSMGSLAAVELAKQYPKLSKSLILCSPPIYYPMVDEKNHHPEKILRALYEFFNSHPRSSKRFLQFADRHNIWPDAGFKADEVTAESFLIALNTAIINQTTMNDIAKLTLPIAILSGKLDPLIVERNLKKLAKDHSNITHTSMATQRHEITDKYAKKLSEIIKEYLAGKYSPKTSRLITKSKRESL, encoded by the coding sequence ATGTTGGACAAGATTATCCATCGCTGGTTACGGATTCCGTATGCATTGAACGTGCATTATTTTTCTCGTCCAGAAAAACCGAAAGCGACGATTTTACTTATTCATGGATTAGGCACATCCTGGAAAACGTGGACGCCGCTGGAGCCGTATTTACCGAAGGATGCGCGAGTTATAGCAATTGATATGCTGGGATTTGGCAATTCGCCCAAGCCCGGTTGGAAGTCCTACAACGCCCATGACCAAGCCGCAAGCATCGTCGCCACTTTGCACAGGGAATTCATAAATCACGTCGATATTATCATCGGTCATTCTATGGGCTCGCTGGCTGCCGTAGAACTCGCCAAGCAATATCCGAAGTTAAGCAAGTCGCTGATTTTGTGTAGCCCGCCGATATATTATCCGATGGTCGACGAAAAAAATCATCATCCAGAGAAGATTTTGCGTGCGCTTTATGAGTTTTTCAATAGTCATCCGCGCAGCTCGAAACGTTTTTTGCAATTCGCTGATCGGCACAATATTTGGCCTGACGCTGGATTTAAGGCTGATGAGGTTACCGCCGAGTCGTTTTTAATCGCCCTGAACACTGCGATTATCAATCAGACGACAATGAATGACATTGCTAAGCTCACTCTTCCGATTGCTATTTTGTCTGGAAAACTTGATCCGCTGATTGTCGAGAGAAATCTGAAGAAATTGGCAAAAGATCATAGCAATATAACTCATACGTCAATGGCAACTCAGCGGCATGAAATAACCGATAAATATGCGAAGAAGCTGTCGGAAATTATAAAAGAGTATTTGGCGGGAAAATATTCACCAAAAACGAGTCGTCTTATAACAAAATCCAAACGAGAAAGTTTATGA
- the rplM gene encoding 50S ribosomal protein L13 has protein sequence MKTYSQKPSEVSRRWVLFDASELPLGRLATEIAKHLTGKYKPTYTPHIDGGDYVVVINAAQTVVTGYKETDKYYYRHSGFPGGIKETQFKEMRERHPERIIEEAVKGMLPKNKLQAERLKRLRIFAGSDHAHAAQTPEKVEVK, from the coding sequence GTTGGGTATTGTTTGACGCTAGCGAATTACCACTTGGACGTTTAGCTACAGAAATTGCCAAGCATTTGACTGGTAAATACAAGCCAACTTATACTCCTCACATTGACGGTGGCGACTACGTAGTTGTTATCAATGCTGCGCAAACAGTTGTTACTGGATACAAGGAAACTGATAAGTATTACTATCGCCACAGTGGTTTCCCAGGTGGAATTAAGGAAACGCAATTCAAAGAAATGCGTGAACGCCACCCAGAGCGAATTATTGAAGAAGCTGTTAAAGGTATGTTGCCAAAGAACAAATTGCAAGCAGAGCGCCTAAAGCGTCTACGCATCTTTGCGGGCAGCGACCACGCTCACGCAGCACAAACACCAGAGAAAGTTGAGGTGAAGTAA
- a CDS encoding restriction endonuclease, which translates to MKLRFKHQKFQEDAVKATCDIFTGQIKSEHRFLADQGDSMSFVDMYGFGNEDISLQDAQLIKNLHEVQGLQNIPRNAKIERLNNRPVFTIEMETGTGKTYTYIKTMYELNKQYGWSKFIVVVPSIAIREGVYKTFQTTADHFAEDYGKKIRFFVYNSSKLSELEQFSGDPNINVMIINTQAFNARGADAKRITMKLDSFRSRRPIDVIAATKPIVIIDEPQSVIGTSKKANITRSSISNFNPLFFLNYSATHREDFNKVYRLDAVDAYQKQLVKKITVKGITVKGGTATNGYIYIQKINTYPNKKPTVTAIFEFDSKAGTGIRRKTKTLSWGDDIYKHSGELEAYHDGYLITEINAREGDRYVDFKNGLRIYEGEIIGETNAEDLRRIQIRETIMSHMETEQKLFKRGIKVLSLFFIDEVAKYKYYDENGEHKGSYAKIFEEEFTKAIDIYLNQQLQFEENADFRKYLEKFTPSEIHSGYFSIDKKGHAINSKEGREGNGSDDVSAYDLIMKNKEQLLDLKEPVRFIFSHSALREGWDNPNVFQICTLRDSDAEIKKRQEIGRGLRLCVDQNGIRQDAEILGENLVHDTNILTVIANESYESFANSLQSEFNEIIARRPKDASASLFNGKIIQDASGEKTITLDDSAAADIYMGLVNTGLVDKVSKQLTDAYHSLNDEQKIQKVREAVGEMYAPFAENINNILSSVYDSKRGRLVTNNRNSEKLELDKEKFASKKFKELWDSINEKTYYTVEFDDDELIERCVDSLNRNMRVTKTEVIITEGLLKTAGKDKLEMYRSKIGMPIAVSEIANETVKYDIISELSRSYSDGGTGLTRKAIASILSRIEPSVFHSFKTNPEEFIHNAIQLINDQKASTVVKHIEYDKLNEKWDSGEIFINESITGEYGYNLIDTPDHHLYDKLRYDSEVEKNFARELENSDAVEVYVKLPKRFYINTPMGNYNPDWAIAFKDESGVKHIYFVAETKGVSEGQLDVGVKGIEKAKIECARKHFEKISNGDRIYGVCNSYEKLLELVSY; encoded by the coding sequence ATGAAGCTAAGATTCAAGCACCAAAAATTCCAAGAAGATGCCGTTAAAGCGACCTGTGATATTTTTACCGGGCAAATAAAATCCGAGCATCGATTCCTGGCGGATCAAGGTGACAGCATGAGCTTTGTTGATATGTATGGCTTTGGTAATGAGGACATTTCCCTGCAAGACGCTCAATTGATTAAGAACCTGCATGAAGTTCAGGGGCTGCAGAATATTCCCCGTAATGCAAAAATTGAGCGTCTTAATAACAGACCGGTGTTTACAATTGAGATGGAAACTGGTACTGGTAAAACTTATACGTACATTAAAACGATGTATGAGTTGAATAAACAATACGGCTGGAGCAAGTTTATTGTTGTGGTGCCGAGTATTGCGATTCGCGAGGGTGTTTATAAGACTTTTCAGACGACTGCGGATCATTTTGCTGAAGATTATGGTAAGAAGATTCGTTTCTTTGTTTACAATTCCTCCAAGCTGAGCGAGCTGGAGCAATTTTCTGGCGATCCAAATATTAACGTCATGATTATTAATACACAGGCTTTTAACGCCCGTGGAGCCGACGCCAAGCGTATTACGATGAAGCTTGATAGTTTTCGGTCTCGTCGTCCGATTGACGTGATTGCCGCCACAAAACCAATTGTAATTATTGACGAGCCGCAAAGTGTTATTGGCACAAGTAAAAAAGCGAATATCACCCGCTCTTCCATCTCCAATTTCAACCCGCTATTTTTCTTAAACTATTCCGCGACTCATCGTGAAGATTTTAATAAAGTTTACCGTCTGGACGCTGTTGACGCTTACCAGAAGCAGCTTGTGAAGAAAATTACAGTTAAGGGCATCACGGTTAAGGGTGGTACTGCGACTAACGGATATATTTATATCCAAAAAATTAATACTTATCCGAATAAAAAGCCAACCGTTACGGCTATATTTGAGTTTGATTCAAAAGCAGGCACTGGAATACGCCGTAAAACGAAGACTCTTAGCTGGGGCGATGATATCTATAAGCATTCAGGCGAATTGGAGGCGTATCATGATGGATATCTAATTACGGAGATAAACGCCAGAGAGGGCGACAGGTATGTAGACTTTAAGAATGGGCTTCGTATTTACGAGGGTGAAATCATTGGCGAAACTAATGCTGAGGATCTACGCCGTATTCAAATACGTGAAACTATTATGTCTCATATGGAGACCGAGCAAAAACTCTTTAAGAGAGGAATTAAAGTCCTTTCTCTATTCTTCATCGATGAGGTTGCCAAGTATAAATATTATGATGAAAATGGTGAACATAAAGGTTCCTACGCGAAGATATTCGAAGAGGAATTTACAAAAGCTATAGATATTTACCTGAATCAGCAGCTTCAATTCGAAGAAAATGCAGATTTTCGTAAATACTTAGAAAAATTTACCCCGTCTGAAATACATTCCGGCTACTTCTCTATCGATAAAAAAGGTCACGCCATCAATAGTAAGGAAGGTCGTGAAGGTAACGGCTCTGATGATGTTTCGGCGTACGATCTTATTATGAAGAATAAGGAGCAGCTGCTGGACTTGAAAGAGCCGGTGCGATTTATCTTTTCTCACTCTGCCCTGCGCGAAGGATGGGATAATCCAAATGTCTTCCAGATTTGTACACTTCGTGATTCTGATGCTGAAATTAAGAAACGTCAGGAAATTGGTCGTGGACTTCGATTGTGTGTAGATCAAAACGGTATTCGTCAAGATGCGGAGATTCTCGGTGAAAATCTCGTCCATGACACGAACATACTTACTGTCATTGCGAATGAAAGTTATGAGAGTTTTGCCAATAGTCTTCAGTCTGAGTTTAATGAAATTATTGCAAGGCGCCCAAAGGATGCGTCTGCTTCATTGTTTAATGGAAAGATAATACAGGATGCTAGTGGCGAAAAGACCATTACGCTTGATGACTCTGCGGCTGCGGATATATACATGGGACTGGTTAATACTGGACTTGTTGACAAGGTTTCAAAGCAGTTGACGGATGCATATCATTCGTTAAATGACGAGCAGAAGATTCAAAAAGTTCGCGAAGCTGTTGGCGAGATGTACGCTCCGTTTGCAGAGAACATTAATAACATCCTATCTTCTGTTTACGATTCAAAGCGTGGGCGGCTTGTGACTAATAATCGCAATAGCGAGAAACTTGAACTTGATAAAGAAAAGTTCGCCTCTAAGAAGTTTAAGGAGCTGTGGGACAGTATTAATGAAAAGACTTATTATACCGTGGAGTTTGACGACGATGAGCTTATAGAGAGGTGTGTGGATTCTCTTAATAGAAATATGCGTGTGACAAAGACGGAAGTTATTATTACCGAAGGTTTGTTAAAGACTGCCGGTAAAGATAAATTGGAGATGTATAGAAGTAAAATCGGCATGCCAATTGCTGTTTCTGAAATTGCGAATGAGACGGTTAAATACGATATTATCTCTGAGCTTTCCAGGTCTTATAGCGATGGTGGTACGGGTCTCACGCGTAAGGCTATAGCAAGCATTTTGTCTAGAATTGAACCGAGTGTATTTCATTCGTTTAAAACAAATCCTGAAGAGTTTATCCACAATGCAATTCAGCTCATAAACGACCAAAAAGCCTCGACAGTAGTTAAACATATTGAATATGACAAGCTAAACGAGAAATGGGACAGTGGAGAAATTTTCATCAATGAAAGTATTACCGGTGAATATGGCTACAACCTCATAGATACTCCCGATCATCATCTATATGACAAATTGCGCTACGATTCTGAAGTTGAAAAGAACTTTGCGAGGGAACTTGAAAATAGCGATGCAGTAGAAGTTTACGTGAAACTTCCAAAGAGATTCTACATAAATACTCCAATGGGCAATTACAATCCAGACTGGGCAATTGCGTTTAAGGATGAATCCGGAGTAAAGCACATTTACTTTGTGGCGGAAACTAAGGGCGTGAGCGAGGGACAACTTGATGTCGGCGTGAAAGGTATTGAAAAAGCTAAGATTGAGTGCGCCAGAAAGCACTTCGAAAAGATTAGTAACGGCGATCGTATTTATGGAGTTTGCAACTCATACGAAAAATTGCTGGAGCTAGTAAGTTACTAA
- a CDS encoding RluA family pseudouridine synthase: MKILPRTVLKIARLYKLADDNTPVKALRRLEIQTDESHVFAEFILNKQHFALLYGSIVDEESIDELWTEKPDNAEILPNPLDPEFIETPFQGKYVIMFKISPTKVRLDIYLSTKFDTAISRSLWQKYIKAGYVSVNNKAVTTPKFEVDETDEIALNLPEKEQADVDLPILYEDDDVIVVNKPSGLLTHAKGGLSDEPTVAEIIRPKTSFATDTDRPGIVHRLDRDTSGLLIIAKNPESAAHLQRQFAERTAKKTYIAITDGKPKLNAAKINLPIGRNPSAPSTFRIDPNGKPAQTTYHVLAENDTQSLVELKPTTGRTHQLRVHLAHLNAPILGDRVYGKSSDCRMMLHAQKLEITLPSGERKVFEAAVPDEFKKFFPEDL; encoded by the coding sequence GTGAAAATATTACCTCGGACAGTGCTGAAAATAGCTAGATTATATAAACTGGCGGACGACAATACGCCCGTTAAAGCACTGCGTCGGCTGGAAATTCAAACGGACGAGTCGCACGTTTTTGCGGAATTCATTTTGAATAAGCAGCATTTTGCGCTGCTTTACGGCTCGATTGTTGACGAGGAATCTATTGACGAGCTATGGACGGAAAAACCAGATAACGCCGAGATTTTGCCGAATCCGCTAGATCCGGAATTTATCGAAACACCGTTCCAGGGAAAATATGTCATAATGTTCAAAATTTCGCCAACCAAAGTGCGCTTGGATATTTATTTATCGACCAAATTCGACACGGCAATTTCCCGAAGTCTTTGGCAAAAATACATAAAAGCTGGATATGTTTCGGTCAATAATAAAGCCGTGACGACGCCGAAGTTTGAGGTTGATGAAACTGATGAAATTGCGCTTAATTTGCCAGAAAAAGAGCAGGCGGACGTTGATTTGCCGATTTTATACGAGGATGATGATGTGATTGTCGTCAATAAGCCAAGCGGGCTGCTGACACACGCAAAGGGTGGACTTTCTGACGAGCCGACGGTTGCGGAAATAATTCGCCCCAAAACCTCATTCGCAACGGACACCGATCGTCCAGGAATTGTTCACAGGCTTGACCGCGACACCTCAGGACTACTGATCATAGCCAAAAACCCAGAATCTGCTGCGCATTTACAGAGGCAATTTGCCGAGCGAACAGCCAAGAAAACCTACATAGCGATAACCGACGGCAAGCCAAAGTTGAATGCCGCAAAAATTAACTTGCCGATTGGTCGCAATCCTTCGGCGCCGAGCACGTTTCGCATAGATCCGAACGGTAAACCAGCTCAGACGACTTACCATGTTTTGGCGGAAAATGATACTCAGTCGCTTGTGGAATTGAAGCCGACCACTGGTCGAACTCATCAATTGCGTGTCCATTTGGCTCACTTGAATGCACCGATTCTTGGCGATCGAGTTTACGGAAAATCTTCAGATTGTCGTATGATGTTGCATGCTCAAAAATTAGAGATAACTTTGCCGTCTGGTGAGAGAAAAGTTTTTGAAGCCGCAGTTCCTGACGAATTCAAGAAGTTCTTCCCAGAGGATTTATAG
- a CDS encoding tetratricopeptide repeat protein, which translates to MFGLLLILILMIWAIFYHPSIKETGDLPTKITNKLDQLWEIAQESIRENKYLRAEKALLTILRVDEKNATAYNRLGILYAKQRAYKDAIECFEIAQSLEPSASSLHNVGLIYYETENYEKASLAFEQALEMEDDLAARYIAYAKVQEKIGNTKKVINALEKAVELEPIPQTLKILAEAYDNAGQTELAEELRKKATKMLTPTTSSKKADAPRPRQQRKIHQPRKIVM; encoded by the coding sequence ATGTTTGGATTACTCCTCATTCTGATTTTAATGATTTGGGCGATTTTTTATCATCCGTCAATTAAAGAAACTGGCGATCTGCCAACTAAGATTACTAATAAACTTGATCAGTTATGGGAAATTGCTCAGGAATCGATTCGTGAAAATAAATATTTGCGAGCGGAAAAGGCTTTATTGACAATTTTGCGAGTCGACGAGAAAAACGCCACGGCATACAATCGTTTAGGAATTTTATACGCCAAGCAGCGCGCATATAAAGACGCTATCGAGTGTTTTGAGATTGCCCAGAGTTTGGAGCCAAGTGCTTCCAGCCTTCATAACGTCGGCTTAATTTACTATGAAACAGAGAATTACGAAAAGGCGTCGCTAGCATTTGAGCAAGCACTGGAAATGGAAGATGATTTGGCGGCACGCTACATCGCTTACGCTAAGGTTCAGGAAAAAATAGGAAACACAAAGAAGGTTATCAACGCCCTAGAAAAAGCTGTCGAATTAGAGCCGATTCCTCAGACATTGAAGATTTTAGCGGAAGCGTATGACAATGCTGGACAGACCGAGCTGGCTGAAGAATTGCGTAAGAAAGCCACAAAAATGCTAACTCCGACGACATCATCAAAGAAAGCTGACGCGCCACGTCCACGCCAACAGCGCAAAATACATCAACCACGAAAAATAGTTATGTAA
- the cyaB gene encoding class IV adenylate cyclase, producing MIEVESKFKVLSSITRDELLTILKDQFIAPISVKRQIDTVFLLPEQVDAPIVPGSKIMRVRDVLNPETGELQRSLMTLKVEGQAKLVSDEYEFAVDDGNAARQMLTALGWQEIVTVDKVRLESKTEDYTICIDEVAGLGLFIELEILTEDDANVKNIQQQMCNFLKNLNIDGKLWKIPYDTSIRDLQNNVS from the coding sequence ATGATTGAAGTAGAGTCCAAATTTAAAGTATTGAGTAGTATAACACGCGACGAGCTTCTCACCATTCTTAAAGACCAATTCATCGCGCCCATCTCAGTCAAACGCCAAATTGATACAGTATTTTTATTGCCCGAGCAAGTTGACGCGCCAATTGTTCCCGGCTCCAAAATTATGCGAGTGCGCGATGTTCTTAATCCGGAAACTGGTGAGCTGCAACGGAGCTTGATGACGCTGAAAGTTGAAGGACAGGCAAAATTGGTGTCTGATGAATATGAATTTGCGGTTGATGACGGAAATGCGGCGCGCCAAATGCTCACAGCGCTGGGCTGGCAAGAAATTGTTACGGTTGATAAAGTCCGCCTTGAATCGAAAACTGAGGACTATACGATCTGCATCGACGAAGTTGCTGGACTAGGACTATTTATTGAACTGGAAATCCTGACAGAAGACGATGCCAACGTAAAAAACATTCAGCAACAAATGTGCAATTTTCTGAAAAACCTGAACATTGACGGCAAATTATGGAAAATTCCGTACGACACAAGCATTAGAGATCTGCAAAATAACGTTAGTTAG
- the trpS gene encoding tryptophan--tRNA ligase — protein MKPSKPVILTGVRANNNIHIGNYFGAILPIINMAKRRSDEYDINLFIPDLHSFTTPIDHSKLYDSILNNARVYTAAGLSLDNSSIHLYRQSRISAHSELAWILDCFTGFGEMSRMTQFKDKSRKFIGNKMSEDTTVDHRNISEIIQSNTSAHLLNSPMLMALEKVTYNNASVGLFNYPVLMAADILLYGATYVPVGDDQTQHLEFTRDIAERMNRKFGDLFIVPKPVIQQHQFFGKDQGLRIKDLVNPAKKMSKSDESGKGIIFLSDDPKSAHKKIMSATTDSIGKVQYDKENQPGISNLLEILTLVRQDAGREVTLEQTANEYFGMDRYGDFKRIVADEVAEFLENFQNRLAAVDEQAIEEKLASSEKDMNVVANETLYRVQKAVGLRK, from the coding sequence ATGAAACCATCAAAACCCGTCATCCTCACTGGCGTGCGCGCCAACAACAACATCCACATAGGTAATTACTTTGGGGCTATTTTGCCGATTATTAACATGGCGAAACGTCGCTCGGACGAATATGATATTAATCTATTCATCCCAGACCTTCACAGTTTTACGACGCCAATTGACCACAGCAAGTTATATGACAGCATCCTGAACAACGCGCGAGTTTATACCGCCGCCGGATTGTCACTGGACAATTCTTCTATTCATCTTTACCGCCAAAGTCGCATTTCGGCACACAGTGAACTGGCGTGGATTTTGGACTGCTTTACTGGATTTGGCGAGATGAGCCGAATGACACAGTTTAAGGATAAATCGCGCAAATTCATAGGCAATAAAATGTCTGAGGATACCACAGTAGATCATCGGAATATATCGGAAATTATCCAAAGCAATACCTCTGCTCATTTATTAAACTCTCCTATGCTAATGGCTTTAGAGAAGGTCACTTACAATAATGCGTCTGTTGGCCTCTTCAACTACCCAGTCCTGATGGCTGCCGACATTCTACTTTACGGCGCGACTTACGTGCCAGTTGGCGACGACCAGACTCAGCATTTGGAGTTCACGCGCGATATTGCCGAGCGAATGAATCGTAAGTTTGGCGATCTATTTATCGTGCCAAAACCCGTAATTCAGCAACATCAATTCTTCGGAAAAGATCAAGGATTGAGGATTAAAGATCTCGTGAATCCAGCGAAGAAAATGAGCAAATCTGACGAGAGCGGCAAGGGAATTATTTTCCTTTCTGACGATCCAAAATCGGCACATAAGAAAATAATGAGCGCAACAACAGATTCAATTGGCAAAGTTCAATACGACAAGGAAAATCAGCCAGGAATTTCTAATTTGCTGGAGATTTTGACTTTGGTTCGGCAAGATGCTGGCAGGGAAGTTACTCTGGAGCAAACCGCCAACGAGTACTTCGGTATGGATCGTTATGGCGATTTCAAGCGAATTGTGGCCGACGAAGTCGCGGAATTTTTGGAGAATTTCCAGAATCGGCTTGCGGCGGTTGATGAGCAAGCAATTGAAGAAAAGTTGGCTTCCAGTGAAAAAGACATGAATGTCGTCGCTAATGAAACTTTGTATCGCGTTCAAAAAGCTGTAGGGCTTCGAAAATAG